A window of Castanea sativa cultivar Marrone di Chiusa Pesio chromosome 1, ASM4071231v1 contains these coding sequences:
- the LOC142606799 gene encoding replication protein A 32 kDa subunit B-like encodes MYGSEFDGSAAFSGGGFMPSQATQAPDPSFSTSKNRDSQSLLPLTVKQINEALLTSDDKSNFSIDGVDVNNVTLVGRVCNRTGRVTDVTFLLDDGTGKIECNKWVQEFVDSNEVEGILEGMYVRIHGHLKGFLGKRSLNVFSIRPITDFNEIASHFIDCIYVHLYNSRLRKLQGVGVTTQPQMPNSSGTPMMGHQATSVNQLSSQYGNVGGQKNIEQMVLDFLQLPASNADEKGVHRDFIAQQLRVSVDKLMLAIQNLVEEGLIYSTTDDFHFKSTING; translated from the exons ATGTATGGAAGCGAATTCGACGGCAGCGCTGCCTTCTCCGGCGGCGGATTCATGCCCTCTCAGGCCACCCAGGCTCCCGATCCTTCCTTCTCTACCTCCAAG AATCGTGACTCCCAGTCGTTACTTCCGCTGACTGTGAAGCAGATTAACGAAGCTCTTCTGACAAGTGATGATAAATCTAATTTTAGTATTGATGGTGTTGATGTCAACAAT GTTACACTTGTGGGAAGGGTATGCAACAGAACTGGGAGAGTGACTGATGTTACTTTCTTACTTGACGATGGGACTGGAAAGATTGAGTGTAACAAATG GGTTCAAGAATTCGTAGACTCAAATGAAGTTGAAGGAATCTt GGAGGGAATGTACGTTCGCATTCATGGACACTTGAAAGGCTTCTTGGGAAAGCGGAGTTTAAATGTTTTCTCTATAAG GCCCATCACTGACTTTAATGAGATTGCAAGCCACTTCATTGATTGTATATATGTCCATCTCTATAATTCCAGGTTACGG AAACTACAAGGTGTTGGTGTTACCACACAGCCACAGATGCCTAATTCAAGTGGTACACCTATGATGGGGCACCAAGCTACCTCAGTAAATCAG ctCTCTAGTCAATACGGTAATGTTGGTGGACAGAAGAATATTGAACAAATGGTCTTAGACTTTTTGCAGCTTCCTGCATCCAA TGCTGATGAAAAGGGGGTACACCGTGATTTTATTGCCCAACAATTAAGAGTTTCAGTGGATAAGctcat GTTAGCTATTCAAAATCTTGTAGAGGAGGGCTTGATTTACTCTACAACAGATGACTTTCATTTTAAGTCAACTATCAATGGTTGA